A stretch of Pseudomonas sp. 7SR1 DNA encodes these proteins:
- a CDS encoding PsiF family protein, with translation MNRLRVPLLVVGLLLCTEGFAANSQQTLMVTCNADATAQGLKGDARREFMGACLKTKPPEGPVTPQERMTSCNATATAQALKGDARKAFMSDCLKKK, from the coding sequence ATGAACCGGTTGCGTGTGCCTTTGCTGGTGGTCGGTTTACTGCTGTGTACCGAAGGTTTTGCCGCCAACTCTCAACAGACCCTGATGGTCACCTGCAATGCCGACGCCACGGCCCAGGGCCTGAAGGGCGATGCACGACGGGAATTCATGGGGGCCTGCCTCAAGACCAAGCCACCTGAAGGGCCGGTCACGCCTCAGGAACGTATGACGAGCTGCAATGCCACGGCCACGGCCCAGGCATTGAAGGGCGATGCCCGCAAGGCATTCATGAGCGATTGCCTGAAGAAAAAATAA
- a CDS encoding Hsp70 family protein: MKNASSARACGIDFGTSNSTVGWLRPGMETLIALEDDKITLPSVVFFNQEERRPVYGRLALHEYLEGYEGRLMRSLKSLLGSKLIKHDTSVLGTAMPFKDLLGLYIGQLKKRAEATAGREFEEVVLGRPVFFVDDDELADQEAQNTLADVARAIGFKEVSFQYEPIAAAFDYESTIEREELVLIVDIGGGTSDFSLVRLSPERRTHDNRHADILATGGVHIGGTDFDKQLSLAGLMPLFGYGSRMKSGAYMPTSHHMNLATWHTINAVYSQKSTLALGSMRYDIEDTGGIDRLFKLIEQRAGHWLAMEVEETKIQLTQADHRHVALDRIEPGLSVDLSRALFESAIDGLLERVRTSVTQLLGDADVGVDQVDTVFFTGGSSGIPALRNSVSAMLPKARHVEGNIFGSIGSGLAIEAMKRYG; encoded by the coding sequence ATGAAAAACGCATCCTCGGCCCGTGCCTGCGGCATCGACTTCGGCACGTCCAACTCCACCGTCGGCTGGCTGCGCCCCGGCATGGAAACGCTGATCGCGCTGGAGGACGACAAGATCACCCTGCCTTCGGTGGTTTTTTTCAATCAGGAGGAGCGCCGCCCGGTCTACGGCCGCCTGGCCCTGCACGAATACCTGGAAGGCTACGAAGGCCGCCTGATGCGCTCGCTCAAGAGCCTGCTGGGTTCCAAGCTGATCAAGCACGATACCAGCGTGCTGGGCACGGCAATGCCATTCAAGGACCTGCTGGGGCTGTACATCGGCCAGTTGAAGAAACGCGCCGAAGCCACTGCCGGCCGCGAGTTCGAAGAAGTCGTGCTGGGACGTCCGGTGTTTTTCGTCGATGACGACGAACTGGCCGACCAGGAAGCGCAAAACACCCTGGCAGACGTGGCCCGAGCCATCGGTTTCAAGGAGGTCTCGTTCCAGTACGAGCCCATTGCGGCGGCGTTCGATTATGAATCGACCATCGAGAGAGAAGAGCTGGTGCTGATCGTCGACATTGGCGGCGGTACCTCGGACTTCTCTCTCGTGCGACTGTCACCGGAGCGCCGCACCCACGACAACCGTCATGCCGACATCCTCGCCACCGGCGGCGTGCACATCGGCGGGACCGACTTCGACAAGCAGCTCTCCCTGGCCGGCCTGATGCCACTGTTCGGCTATGGCAGCCGGATGAAAAGCGGCGCCTACATGCCCACCAGTCACCACATGAACCTGGCGACCTGGCACACCATCAACGCGGTGTATTCGCAGAAGTCCACCCTGGCCCTGGGCAGCATGCGCTACGACATCGAGGACACCGGTGGCATCGACCGGCTGTTCAAGCTGATCGAACAGCGCGCCGGGCATTGGCTGGCAATGGAAGTGGAAGAAACCAAGATCCAGCTGACCCAGGCCGACCATCGGCATGTGGCGCTGGATCGGATCGAGCCGGGCCTGAGCGTGGACTTGAGCCGGGCCCTGTTCGAGTCGGCCATCGACGGGTTGCTGGAGCGGGTGCGCACCAGCGTCACGCAATTGCTGGGCGATGCCGACGTCGGCGTCGATCAGGTCGACACGGTGTTCTTCACCGGTGGTTCCAGCGGCATCCCGGCGCTGCGCAACAGCGTCTCGGCCATGCTGCCCAAGGCGCGGCATGTGGAAGGCAACATCTTCGGCAGCATCGGCAGCGGGTTGGCGATCGAGGCGATGAAGCGCTATGGCTGA
- a CDS encoding DMT family transporter produces the protein MAWVYLLVAAGFEVTFAMGMKYAEGFTRPWPSLITVVAAVGGIWFLTLSMRELPVSVAYPIWTAIGSLGTVLLGFVLLGESLTLVKLVSVGLIVAGVSGLK, from the coding sequence ATGGCCTGGGTCTATCTGCTGGTGGCGGCCGGCTTCGAGGTCACGTTCGCCATGGGCATGAAATACGCCGAAGGCTTCACCCGTCCATGGCCCTCGCTGATCACGGTGGTGGCCGCGGTCGGCGGAATCTGGTTCCTGACACTGTCAATGCGCGAACTGCCGGTGAGCGTGGCGTATCCGATCTGGACGGCTATCGGCTCCCTGGGCACCGTATTGCTGGGATTCGTGCTGCTGGGGGAAAGCCTGACGCTGGTCAAGCTGGTCTCGGTGGGGCTGATCGTGGCGGGGGTGAGCGGGCTGAAGTGA
- a CDS encoding esterase/lipase family protein: MSQQCATRYPLVLVPGMLGFIRLVLYPYWYGIVSALRRRGAVVVAVKVSPLHSSEVRGEQLLVQIQDILRQTGAGKVNLIGHSQGALTARYAAARRPDLVASVTSVAGPNHGSELADYLRIHYPSDRAKGRLLKALLWLINAVMNLLETGYRGPKLPVDIQASHESLTTAGVALFNERYPQGLPDTWGGQGPEEVDGVRYYSWSGILQPGRTDRGRNLFDGTNRSCRLFARTFVREAGQCDGMVGRFSSHLGTVIGNDYPLDHFDIVNQSLGLVGRGAEPVRLFVEHAQRLKAAGV, encoded by the coding sequence ATGTCGCAACAATGTGCCACCCGCTATCCGTTGGTGCTGGTTCCGGGAATGCTCGGGTTCATTCGCCTGGTGCTGTATCCGTACTGGTATGGGATCGTCTCGGCGCTGCGTCGAAGAGGGGCGGTAGTGGTGGCGGTGAAAGTGTCGCCGCTGCATTCATCCGAGGTGCGTGGCGAGCAACTGCTGGTGCAGATCCAGGACATCCTGCGCCAGACCGGGGCCGGCAAGGTCAACCTGATCGGCCATAGCCAGGGCGCCCTGACGGCCCGTTACGCAGCGGCCAGGCGCCCGGACCTGGTGGCCTCGGTCACCTCGGTGGCCGGGCCCAACCACGGCTCGGAGCTGGCCGACTACCTGCGCATCCATTACCCATCCGACCGTGCCAAGGGCCGCCTGCTCAAAGCCCTGCTGTGGCTGATCAATGCCGTGATGAACCTGCTGGAGACCGGCTATCGCGGGCCGAAGCTGCCGGTGGATATCCAGGCGTCCCATGAATCCCTGACCACCGCCGGTGTGGCGCTGTTCAACGAGCGTTATCCACAGGGCCTGCCTGACACCTGGGGCGGGCAGGGGCCGGAAGAGGTCGACGGCGTACGTTATTACTCCTGGTCCGGGATCCTGCAGCCAGGCAGGACCGACAGGGGGCGCAATCTGTTCGATGGCACGAACCGCAGCTGCCGGCTGTTCGCCCGCACCTTCGTCCGCGAGGCGGGGCAGTGCGATGGCATGGTCGGGCGATTCAGTTCACACCTGGGTACGGTGATCGGCAACGACTATCCATTGGACCATTTCGACATCGTCAACCAGTCGTTGGGGTTGGTGGGGCGGGGAGCCGAGCCGGTCCGCTTGTTTGTCGAGCATGCCCAGCGCTTGAAGGCGGCCGGGGTATGA
- a CDS encoding thioredoxin family protein has product MTLKTVTTTNFEELVLKSTLPVIVLFGTKGKKSSDNMTASLEEAASSNAGRITFLEKAFEKEGSIEKDPDYDVQSAPTTLFFKGGELQRTVVGFYKYEGVFKTWVEEL; this is encoded by the coding sequence ATGACTTTGAAAACTGTCACCACGACCAATTTCGAAGAACTGGTCCTCAAATCAACGCTGCCGGTGATCGTGCTGTTTGGCACGAAGGGCAAGAAAAGCTCCGATAACATGACCGCCAGCCTGGAAGAGGCAGCCAGCTCAAACGCCGGCCGTATTACCTTTCTCGAGAAAGCTTTCGAGAAGGAAGGCAGCATCGAAAAAGACCCGGACTACGATGTCCAGTCCGCGCCCACCACGCTTTTCTTCAAGGGCGGCGAGTTGCAACGCACGGTTGTCGGTTTTTATAAATACGAAGGTGTCTTCAAGACCTGGGTCGAAGAACTCTGA
- a CDS encoding ferritin-like domain-containing protein — MSDMHLTDVTTLRERARQNVQNGAVTEGYNADRQEVVRLLNEALATELVCVLRYKRHYFMATGLKASVAASEFLEHANQEAEHADKLAERIVQLGGEPEFNPDLLTRNSHAQYVAGNTLKEMVYEDLVAERIAIDSYREIIQYIGEKDPTTRRIFEDILAQEEEHADDMADILADL, encoded by the coding sequence ATGAGCGACATGCACTTGACCGATGTAACCACCCTGCGCGAGCGGGCGCGCCAAAACGTGCAGAACGGCGCAGTGACCGAGGGCTACAACGCCGATCGACAGGAAGTCGTGCGCCTGCTCAACGAAGCGCTGGCCACCGAGCTGGTGTGCGTGCTGCGCTACAAGCGCCACTACTTCATGGCCACCGGCCTCAAGGCCAGCGTGGCCGCCAGCGAGTTCCTCGAGCACGCGAACCAGGAAGCCGAACACGCCGACAAACTGGCCGAACGCATCGTCCAGCTGGGTGGCGAGCCGGAGTTCAACCCTGACCTGCTGACCCGCAATTCCCACGCCCAGTACGTCGCGGGCAATACGCTCAAGGAAATGGTCTATGAAGACCTGGTGGCCGAGCGCATCGCCATCGACAGCTACCGGGAAATCATCCAGTACATCGGTGAGAAAGACCCGACCACCCGGCGTATTTTCGAGGACATCCTGGCCCAGGAAGAAGAACACGCCGATGACATGGCCGATATTCTGGCCGATCTGTAA
- a CDS encoding LysR substrate-binding domain-containing protein has translation MFANLPLNALRAFESAARLLSFKAAAEELAVTPTAISHQVRALETWLGVQLFERLPRQVRLTDGGQRLFHSLHGALLDVAQSVDTLRPQRSGTHLTLSTTAAFAALWLVPRLGRFYARHPDIKVRLDTHCEVIDLHQDASVDLVVRYSLDDYPNLYGLCLFDERFGVYGSPGQVALAAEQTPTLISVRWHNSKLYAHGWDAWCAQAGENWLTRQPCIREYDEEHYALQAAIAGQGLVLASNILVSESVASGLLVGYRPQVQVDGAGYSALCVPGRERHPPVRAFFKWLEEEVRLSGSQHLPVARTVS, from the coding sequence ATGTTCGCCAACCTGCCCCTCAACGCCCTGCGCGCCTTCGAATCCGCCGCGCGGTTGCTCAGCTTCAAGGCCGCTGCCGAGGAGCTGGCCGTGACGCCCACGGCGATTTCCCATCAGGTCCGCGCCCTGGAAACCTGGCTCGGCGTGCAATTGTTCGAACGCTTGCCACGCCAGGTGCGACTGACCGACGGCGGCCAACGCCTGTTCCACAGCCTGCACGGCGCCCTGCTGGACGTGGCGCAAAGTGTCGATACCTTGCGCCCGCAACGCAGCGGCACCCACCTGACACTTTCCACCACCGCCGCGTTCGCCGCACTCTGGCTGGTGCCGCGACTGGGGCGCTTCTATGCGCGGCATCCGGACATCAAGGTGCGCCTGGACACCCATTGCGAAGTGATCGACCTGCATCAGGACGCCAGCGTCGACCTGGTGGTGCGCTACAGCCTCGATGACTACCCGAACCTGTACGGTTTGTGTCTGTTCGACGAGCGCTTCGGCGTGTATGGCTCGCCCGGGCAAGTAGCCCTCGCGGCCGAGCAGACGCCAACGTTGATCAGCGTGCGCTGGCACAACTCCAAGCTGTACGCCCATGGCTGGGATGCCTGGTGCGCCCAGGCCGGGGAAAACTGGCTCACCCGGCAGCCCTGCATACGCGAATACGACGAGGAGCACTACGCCTTGCAAGCGGCGATCGCCGGGCAAGGCCTGGTGCTGGCAAGCAACATCCTGGTGTCCGAAAGCGTCGCCAGCGGCCTGCTGGTGGGCTACCGCCCGCAGGTCCAGGTCGATGGCGCCGGTTACAGCGCCCTGTGCGTACCGGGTCGCGAACGCCATCCACCGGTGCGTGCGTTCTTCAAATGGCTGGAGGAGGAGGTACGCCTGTCCGGCTCGCAGCACTTGCCGGTCGCTCGGACAGTTTCATAA
- a CDS encoding chaperone modulator CbpM has protein sequence MNNPIIELNLKEFCEAAALADVHVIEIVAHGILEPHGKAPSDWRFTDYELVLARRAAKLRRELELEWDGVALALDLLEEVQQLRSENRMLKQRLGRLVE, from the coding sequence ATGAACAACCCGATCATTGAACTGAACCTGAAGGAATTCTGCGAGGCCGCCGCGCTGGCGGATGTCCATGTGATAGAAATCGTCGCCCATGGCATTCTCGAACCCCACGGCAAGGCCCCATCCGACTGGCGTTTCACCGACTACGAACTGGTCCTGGCGCGCCGCGCCGCCAAGTTGCGGCGTGAATTGGAACTGGAATGGGACGGCGTCGCCCTGGCGCTGGACCTGCTGGAGGAAGTGCAGCAACTGCGCAGCGAAAACCGCATGCTCAAGCAGCGGTTGGGGCGGCTGGTGGAGTGA
- a CDS encoding AI-2E family transporter, whose amino-acid sequence MPTFSQRHVLLVISWVIIFGGLLLVLPLRLLPSLLAGLLVFELVNMLTPQLQRLIEGRRARWLAVALLGTLVVSVLTLIFAGAFSFLLHEAENPGASLDKFMAVVDRARGQLPPFIDAYLPASAAEFRVAIGDWMSKHLSDLQLVGKDAAHMFVTLLIGMVLGAIVALQRIPDLTKRKPLAAALFDRLNLLVKAFRNIVFAQIKISLLNTFFTGIFLAVVLPLFGIKLPLTKTLIVMTFLLGLLPVIGNLISNTLITIVGLSLSIWVAMAALGYLIVIHKLEYFLNARIVGGQISAKSWELLMAMLVFEAAFGLPGVVAGPIYYAYLKSELKQIGMV is encoded by the coding sequence ATGCCAACGTTTTCTCAGCGTCATGTGTTGTTGGTGATCAGTTGGGTGATCATTTTTGGTGGGTTGTTGCTGGTGTTGCCGCTGCGCCTGTTGCCCAGCCTGCTGGCCGGGTTGCTGGTGTTCGAGCTGGTCAACATGTTGACCCCGCAGTTGCAGCGGTTGATCGAAGGCCGGCGCGCACGCTGGCTGGCAGTGGCGTTGCTGGGCACGCTGGTGGTCAGCGTACTGACTCTGATCTTCGCCGGCGCCTTCAGCTTTCTCCTGCATGAAGCGGAGAATCCCGGTGCGTCCCTGGACAAGTTCATGGCAGTGGTCGACCGCGCCCGCGGGCAACTGCCACCGTTCATCGATGCCTACCTGCCGGCCAGCGCCGCCGAGTTCCGGGTAGCGATCGGCGATTGGATGAGCAAGCACCTGAGCGACCTGCAACTGGTGGGCAAGGATGCGGCTCACATGTTCGTGACGCTGCTGATCGGCATGGTGCTGGGGGCCATCGTCGCCCTGCAGCGCATCCCCGACCTGACCAAGCGCAAGCCCCTGGCCGCCGCGCTGTTCGACCGCCTGAACCTGCTGGTCAAGGCGTTTCGCAACATCGTCTTCGCCCAGATCAAGATCTCCCTGCTCAACACTTTCTTCACCGGGATCTTCCTGGCGGTGGTACTGCCGTTGTTCGGAATCAAGCTGCCGCTGACCAAGACTCTGATCGTGATGACGTTCCTGCTGGGGTTGTTGCCGGTCATCGGCAATCTCATCTCCAACACCCTGATCACCATCGTCGGCCTGTCCCTGTCGATCTGGGTGGCGATGGCGGCGCTGGGTTACCTGATCGTGATCCACAAGCTGGAATATTTCCTCAATGCGCGGATCGTTGGCGGGCAGATCAGTGCCAAGTCCTGGGAACTGCTCATGGCGATGCTGGTGTTCGAAGCCGCGTTCGGCTTGCCAGGGGTGGTGGCGGGGCCGATCTACTATGCGTATCTCAAGAGTGAGTTGAAGCAGATCGGGATGGTTTGA
- a CDS encoding FMN-dependent NADH-azoreductase, giving the protein MSSVLVVHGSPRGERSHSRRLAETFLSAWQAVHPDALTTRREVGRTLIPPVNEAFIAAAFYPEPQARPLTIQADLALSDTLVAELRAHDRLVISAPMHNFSVPGGVKAWIDQIVRIGLTFNHSLDNGVSHYEPLVLGKKALIVTSRGDFGFGPGGQLEAMNHADTLLRTVLGFIGITDVTVVAAEGEESAERSFAQSCAEAEQRLLALARTF; this is encoded by the coding sequence ATGAGCAGTGTTCTTGTGGTGCATGGCAGTCCGCGTGGTGAACGTTCCCATTCCCGGCGTCTGGCCGAAACCTTTCTGTCGGCCTGGCAGGCCGTCCATCCCGACGCCCTGACGACTCGTCGTGAAGTGGGGCGCACCTTGATACCACCGGTCAACGAAGCCTTCATTGCCGCCGCCTTCTATCCCGAGCCCCAGGCACGGCCGCTGACCATTCAGGCGGACCTGGCATTGAGCGACACTCTGGTCGCGGAGCTGCGGGCCCACGACCGGCTGGTGATTTCCGCGCCCATGCACAACTTCAGCGTGCCGGGCGGGGTGAAGGCGTGGATCGATCAAATCGTGCGGATCGGCCTGACCTTCAACCACAGCCTGGACAACGGTGTCTCGCATTACGAGCCGCTGGTGCTGGGCAAGAAAGCCCTGATCGTGACCAGCCGTGGCGACTTCGGCTTCGGTCCCGGCGGACAGCTGGAGGCGATGAACCATGCCGACACCCTGTTGCGCACGGTCCTGGGGTTTATCGGCATCACCGATGTGACCGTGGTTGCCGCCGAAGGCGAAGAATCGGCCGAGCGCAGCTTTGCCCAGTCCTGCGCTGAGGCCGAGCAGCGCCTGCTGGCGTTGGCGCGGACCTTCTGA
- a CDS encoding DnaJ C-terminal domain-containing protein — protein MDFKDYYKILGVEPTADDSTIKAAYRKLARKYHPDVSKEKDAETKFKDVSEAYEALKSADKRAEYDDLRRYGQHGQPFQGPPGWQSRGGFGGQDTGDFSDFFSSIFGNRGSGFGGGQSGRSAGRRGQDVELELPIFLEETLSNESKKISYQVPQHNAAGQHVSNTTKSLNVKIPLGVTDGERIRLKGQGAPGIGGGANGDLYLTIRFAPHPKFDVEGQDLIITLPLAPWELALGTEVAVPTLTGKINLKVPAGSQNGQRMRAKGHGLRNKAGERGYLFVQLKAVMPKANDESVKALWAELAKKAAFDPRANF, from the coding sequence ATGGACTTCAAAGACTACTACAAGATTCTGGGTGTCGAGCCGACGGCTGACGACAGCACGATCAAGGCTGCCTACCGCAAGCTGGCGCGCAAATACCACCCGGATGTCAGCAAGGAAAAAGACGCCGAGACCAAGTTCAAGGACGTCTCCGAGGCCTATGAAGCGCTGAAAAGCGCCGACAAGCGCGCCGAGTACGATGACCTGCGGCGCTACGGTCAGCACGGTCAACCGTTCCAGGGGCCGCCGGGCTGGCAGAGCCGTGGCGGTTTTGGCGGCCAGGACACCGGGGACTTCTCGGACTTCTTCAGTTCGATCTTCGGAAATCGCGGATCAGGTTTCGGTGGCGGGCAATCGGGTCGCAGCGCCGGCCGTCGGGGGCAGGACGTGGAACTGGAATTACCGATCTTCCTGGAAGAGACCCTGTCCAACGAATCGAAGAAGATCAGTTACCAGGTGCCGCAGCACAACGCCGCAGGCCAGCACGTGAGCAACACCACCAAGAGCCTGAACGTGAAGATCCCTCTGGGGGTGACCGACGGCGAGCGCATCCGCCTCAAGGGCCAGGGCGCGCCAGGCATCGGTGGCGGCGCCAATGGCGACCTGTACCTGACCATTCGCTTCGCCCCGCACCCCAAGTTCGATGTCGAAGGCCAGGACCTGATCATCACCTTGCCCCTGGCGCCCTGGGAATTGGCCCTGGGCACCGAAGTGGCTGTCCCGACCCTCACCGGCAAGATCAACCTCAAAGTGCCGGCCGGCAGCCAGAACGGCCAGCGCATGCGCGCCAAGGGGCACGGCTTGCGCAACAAGGCGGGCGAACGGGGTTACCTGTTCGTGCAACTCAAGGCCGTGATGCCCAAGGCCAACGACGAGTCGGTCAAGGCATTGTGGGCGGAGCTGGCGAAGAAAGCTGCGTTCGATCCACGGGCGAATTTCTGA